In Dehalococcoidales bacterium, the sequence CTGGTTAAGGATCCTGTCTTACCGCCTGGCTGCCAGGGAGATCCTGATTTTTTGTCCACAGCTCTATAGCTTCCAGGACTTCGTCTGGAGTATCGCACAGCCTGAGTAGGGTTAAATCCTGTTCGGATATATAACCTTGTGCCAGTACCGGGTCTTTGAGCCATGAGAGAAAACCTTGCCAGAAAGAGCGGCTATACAATATGACGGGAAAAGGCCGTATCGTGTATGTTTGAATAAGAGTAAGGACCTCCGTCAATTCATCCAGAGTTCCCAGTCCTCCCGGTGTTATTACAAATGCGGTCGAGTATTTTACCAGCATAACCTTGCGTACAAAGAAATGTTTGAAAGTTAAGGTAATATTTGTATAGGGATTTGGATTTTGCTCATTAGGGAGGAGGATATTCAATCCGATAGATTTAGCGCCGGCGGCGCGGGCTCCCCTGTTGGCGGCTTCCATGAGACCAGGACCGCCACCGGTTATTATTGAGTACCCAGCTTTCCCCAGTTTATATCCAATTTCTTCCACGTTCCGGTATAAATGATCTCCATCTGGTGTACGGGCAGATCCATATATAGTTACTGCTGGTTCTACGCTGGAGAGGGAGTCAAAGCCTTCGATAAACTCCCCCATGATTCGAAATAGCCGCCAGGATTCCTCCTTGGCAAGCTGATTAATTTCAAATTCGACAGGTTTTTCAGGTTTATTATTCATCTGTCGTGCCCTCTTTTAGCTTTAGAGGCGCTTGATCCAATTAACCGCGTTGGTAAATATCTGTAACCCATCGCCGGGATTGCTGACTTTACCTCTTGTCCATTTGGGGTGCTGGTGAAAACTGATATGGCGTTCGGGGTGAGGCATCATGGCGAAGATCCGACCGGTTTCATCACATATTCCGGCTATTCCTCTTAGTGAACCGGAAGGGTTGTATGGATAGTCGACCGGCTGTTTTCCTGACGGATCTGTGTAATAGAGAGCGACATCAAGTTTATCCAGAGTATCCTCGCTGGCAACGAGCTTTCCTTGCCCGTGAGCTACGGGCAGATAAATACGATCAATGCCACGAGTAAAGACGCATTTGGAGTGCGGATTTGCCGCCAGGTGTATCCAACGGCATTCGAAACGCCCGGAGTCGTTGCCGGTGAGTGTTACTGCATTGCCGTTGCCGGGAAGAATACCGGATTGTACCATTACCTGGAAGCCATTGCAGATTCCGAGGATAAGGCCTCCGTCTGTAATAAATCGGTTGATATTATCGCCTAATTTAAGTCGGATTTCGTTCCCCATAATTTTACCTGCTCCAAGATCATCTCCATAGGTAAAACCGCCTGGGAAAACAAGTGCTTGATAATCTCCGATTTTTAAACCGTTGTTTATCAGCTGATTGATATGTGCCATGGTTACATGTGCGCCAGCTTTCTGAAAGGCGACTGAAGTTTCAAAATCACAATTGGTACCGGGGGCTCGTATTATTAATATTTTTGGAATTGCCATTACTACCAATCAAGTGGCTTTTGCCACGCCTCCTTTAGACTGGCGATGCACTTGTCGATTATTGTGGCACCACCGATGCCAATTATTTTTAGACGGGGAGCGTCTATTACATTGCCTATACAAGAAACAGCGGTCCCGTAGAGCAGCTTTTCAAACTCAGTACTGTTTTGCGGTTCAACTTCACATAAAAAGCGACTATTGGATTGGGAAAACAGGATAATATCATCCGAGTCAATTTTTTCTGTCATGGGCAACTTGGCCAGTTCGATGCTTGCGCCCAAGTCTCCTGAGAAAGCCATTTCTGCCAAAGCTGCTCCGAGGCCTCCGTCGCTTAAATCATGGCAGCTTACGACCATTCCTCGGTTGGTAGCAGTACTCAGGCGGTGCATTATTTCTACCGATTTCAGTACGTCGATTCTCGGTACTCGGCCTCCATTAAGATTAAACACCTTAAAATATTCTGAGCCACCCATCTCATTCAGAGTATCGCCAACCAAATAGATTAAATTGCCGGCTTTTTTAAAATCCTGTGAGATTACTTTGGATATATCATCTATGACGGCGATGGCCGATATTAGCAGGGTATGGGGTATAGATATGATTTTTCCTTCATGTTCATATTCGTTATTAAGACTGTCCTTACCGGAAATAAAAGGGGTTTCGTAAGCTATGGCGAGGTCATAACATGCCTGACAGGAACGTACCAAAGCACCAAGACTTTCTGGTTTTTTTGCGGAGCCCCAACTAAAATTATCCAGCAGGGCAACTTGATCCAGGTTGCCTCCGACTGCAATTATTTGTCTCAAAGCTTCTTCAATAGCAGAGGCTGCCATCCAGTAGGGATCAATATCTCCATAACCGGAGTTGATACCGTTGGAAATAATTATACCCTTGCTGGAATCTGGTACAGGCTTAATAACCGCTGCATCCCGTGGGCCGTCATTGTTTGCCCCGCCAAGGGGTTTTAACACACTCCCCCCTTGTACTTCGTGGTCATATTGGCGGATAACCCACTCTTTTGAGCAGGTATTCCAGCTTGAGAGCACCTTCTCAAGGCAAGTACCCAAATCTTCGTTTTGCTTGAAAGAAGGATTAGGCTGTTCACTTGGTCTAAATACAGCTTTTAACTCAAGCCGTGGGAGACCATTGTGAAGGAAATCCATATCCAGAGAGCATACCTGTTTTTCCTGATAATAAAGGGTGAGCCGCCTATCTGATGTAAATTCTCCAATGACGGTTGCCTCTGTATCTTCTGTTTTGCATATTTGTTTGAGCTCATCCACACATTCTGGGGGGACTGCCAGCAGCATTCTTTCTTGTGATTCGGAGATCCAGATTTCTGAATAGGATAAGCCCGAATATTTTAAAGGTACCTTGTCCAGATATACTTTCGCCCCGGTATTTTCAGCCATTTCTCCAATTGCCGAAGAAAGACCTCCGCCGCCACAATCAGTAATTCGGGAAAAGAGCTTTTTCTCCCGGGCTTTAAGTATGGCATCTATAACCTTCTTTTCGGCGATTGCATTGCCTATCTGCACTGAGCTTTGGGATTCTTCAGTGGAAGAGACGTTTAATTCTGCAGAAGCAAAGGTTACACCATGAATGCCGTCTCTTCCGGTTTTTCCTCCGACTACTACTACCATATCACCGGGTTTTTGCTGCCCCATTTTGGCCGCATTTCGCGGCATGATGCCAACTGTTCCGCAGTAAACCAGGGGATTGGCGGTATAACGATTATCAAAACAGATTGCCCCATTAACGGTGGGGATTCCTAATCTGTTGCCATAATCTGCAACTCCAGACCTTACTCCTTTGAGGATGCGACGCGGGTGCAAGGTGCCTTCAGGGAGTTTTTCGTAGGGTAGATCAGGTTCACCCAAGCAGAAGACGTCGGTATTGGCAA encodes:
- the purQ gene encoding phosphoribosylformylglycinamidine synthase I, yielding MAIPKILIIRAPGTNCDFETSVAFQKAGAHVTMAHINQLINNGLKIGDYQALVFPGGFTYGDDLGAGKIMGNEIRLKLGDNINRFITDGGLILGICNGFQVMVQSGILPGNGNAVTLTGNDSGRFECRWIHLAANPHSKCVFTRGIDRIYLPVAHGQGKLVASEDTLDKLDVALYYTDPSGKQPVDYPYNPSGSLRGIAGICDETGRIFAMMPHPERHISFHQHPKWTRGKVSNPGDGLQIFTNAVNWIKRL
- the purL gene encoding phosphoribosylformylglycinamidine synthase subunit PurL; this translates as MQRVEVRLKPHLSDARGKGLIKDIADLGISSITAAQIHDVYYIQGNVSFDDMVTICQNALTDSIIHNYHIGLTDYQQTADNYQTYEVTYNPGVTDPIEESVLKAIFDLGIRSVTGIKTATRYELYGSPSDAELQIVRSRLLVNPTVQHIVTHQMTDNFTAPEYTFKLKTIEILSAKSAQLTKIAAELGFSEPEIVAITNYFRKLGRNPTDVELETLAQTWSEHCGHKTFKARYDFNETIIDGLLKSTIMRATQELDKPWCLSVFKDNAGVISFDENWALAFKVETHNHPSAIEPYGGAATGVGGVVRDVLGTGLAAKPIANTDVFCLGEPDLPYEKLPEGTLHPRRILKGVRSGVADYGNRLGIPTVNGAICFDNRYTANPLVYCGTVGIMPRNAAKMGQQKPGDMVVVVGGKTGRDGIHGVTFASAELNVSSTEESQSSVQIGNAIAEKKVIDAILKAREKKLFSRITDCGGGGLSSAIGEMAENTGAKVYLDKVPLKYSGLSYSEIWISESQERMLLAVPPECVDELKQICKTEDTEATVIGEFTSDRRLTLYYQEKQVCSLDMDFLHNGLPRLELKAVFRPSEQPNPSFKQNEDLGTCLEKVLSSWNTCSKEWVIRQYDHEVQGGSVLKPLGGANNDGPRDAAVIKPVPDSSKGIIISNGINSGYGDIDPYWMAASAIEEALRQIIAVGGNLDQVALLDNFSWGSAKKPESLGALVRSCQACYDLAIAYETPFISGKDSLNNEYEHEGKIISIPHTLLISAIAVIDDISKVISQDFKKAGNLIYLVGDTLNEMGGSEYFKVFNLNGGRVPRIDVLKSVEIMHRLSTATNRGMVVSCHDLSDGGLGAALAEMAFSGDLGASIELAKLPMTEKIDSDDIILFSQSNSRFLCEVEPQNSTEFEKLLYGTAVSCIGNVIDAPRLKIIGIGGATIIDKCIASLKEAWQKPLDW
- a CDS encoding TIGR00730 family Rossman fold protein — translated: MNNKPEKPVEFEINQLAKEESWRLFRIMGEFIEGFDSLSSVEPAVTIYGSARTPDGDHLYRNVEEIGYKLGKAGYSIITGGGPGLMEAANRGARAAGAKSIGLNILLPNEQNPNPYTNITLTFKHFFVRKVMLVKYSTAFVITPGGLGTLDELTEVLTLIQTYTIRPFPVILYSRSFWQGFLSWLKDPVLAQGYISEQDLTLLRLCDTPDEVLEAIELWTKNQDLPGSQAVRQDP